A window of Suncus etruscus isolate mSunEtr1 chromosome 4, mSunEtr1.pri.cur, whole genome shotgun sequence contains these coding sequences:
- the LOC126007061 gene encoding olfactory receptor 6N1-like, whose product MEQANHTSIPIFLLTGFTLPRSLRPLAFLGSLCVYVLTLMGNLLIIMLVKADPGLHTPMYFFLSVLSFLEVWYVSTTAPTLLRSLLWGHIPVSSAACFIQLYVFHALGMTECYLLGAMALDRYLAICHPLHYHSLMSPQLRVALAGASWAAGFSAALVPASLTATLPFCLTEVAHYFCDLAPLMHLACIDTGWHNHIHGAVIGVATGCNFVFIVGLYGGILRAVLRLPSGASRAKAFSTCSSHMTVVALFYGSAFSVYVGSPKTRPEGTDKCIALVYALLTPFFNPIIYTLRNKEVKEAMQRVSQRVRILLKGP is encoded by the coding sequence ATGGAACAGGCCAACCACACGAGCATCCCAATTTTCCTGCTTACAGGTTTCACGCTCCCACGCTCTCTGAGACCCCTGGCCTTCCTGGGGAGTCTCTGTGTATACGTTCTCACACTGATGGGAAACCTGCTCATCATTATGCTAGTGAAGGCAGACCCTGGACTGCACacacccatgtacttcttcctcagcGTGCTGTCCTTCCTGGAGGTGTGGTATGTGAGTACCACAGCCCCCACACTGCTGCGCTCACTTCTCTGGGGGCACATTCCTGTGTCTTCAGCTGCCTGCTTCATCCAGCTCTATGTATTCCATGCCCTGGGCATGACTGAGTGCTACCTACTGGGTGCCATGGCACTGGACCGCTACCTGGCCATCTGCCACCCATTGCACTACCACTCGCTCATGAGCCCGCAGCTTCGAGTGGCACTGGCTGGCGCCTCATGGGCAGCTGGCTTCTCAGCTGCCCTGGTGCCAGCCAGCCTAACAGCAACCCTGCCCTTCTGTCTGACTGAGGTAGCCCACTACTTCTGTGACCTGGCCCCTCTCATGCACCTGGCATGCATAGACACAGGCTGGCACAACCATATTCATGGAGCTGTGATTGGAGTGGCCACAGGCTGCAACTTTGTGTTCATTGTGGGTCTATATGGGGGCATCCTGAGGGCTGTTCTAAGGCTGCCATCTGGGGCCAGCCGAGCCAAGGCCTTTTCCACCTGCTCCTCGCACATGACAGTGGTGGCACTATTCTATGGCTCTGCTTTCTCAGTCTATGTAGGCTCTCCAAAAACTCGCCCTGAGGGCACTGATAAATGCATTGCCTTGGTCTATGCCCTGCTAACACCTTTCTTTAACCCCATAATCTACACTCTGCGCAACAAGGAGGTGAAGGAGGCCATGCAAAGGGTGTCTCAAAGGGTTCGGATACTGTTAAAGGGACCCTGA